In Dyadobacter sp. NIV53, a single window of DNA contains:
- a CDS encoding putative oxidoreductase C-terminal domain-containing protein, whose protein sequence is MKGKLFMMALTGVLALNQGCNQKNEEEKKSDKPLSLVVVEPGHFHAALVQKSMYADVDSVVHVYATQGPDVKAYLDKIEKYDTRTEDPTHWKEDVYMGPDFFDKMISEKKGNVVVLAGNNQKKTDFIKKSVDAGLNVFADKPMAIDIEGFDKLKEAFASAEKNKVLLYDIMTERYEITNALQRELALLPDIFGELQKGTPTNPAVVKESVHHFFKYVSGEPLVRPTWFFDVNQQGEGMVDVTTHLVDLVQWSCFPNVSLDYNNDIKLLSTKRSATKITPSQFKLVTKSETYPEFLKKDVKDSTLNVYSNGELNYTLKGVHAKVSVIWNFQAPEGTGDTHYSIMKGSKANLIVRQGKEQKYKPVLYIETTNKSKTYEDAVAASFRSVQGKYPGIELKKNPAGWEISIPAKYDTGHESHFAQVANKYMEYLKAGKLPEWEVPNMIAKYYTTTTALKMAKEKK, encoded by the coding sequence ATGAAGGGAAAATTGTTTATGATGGCTCTTACGGGCGTACTTGCTTTGAATCAGGGATGTAATCAAAAGAATGAAGAAGAGAAAAAATCGGATAAACCATTGAGTCTTGTGGTGGTGGAACCTGGTCATTTTCATGCTGCTCTGGTACAAAAATCTATGTACGCCGACGTTGATTCTGTTGTACATGTCTATGCAACCCAAGGCCCGGATGTGAAGGCATATCTTGATAAAATAGAAAAATACGATACCCGCACAGAAGATCCGACACACTGGAAAGAAGATGTGTATATGGGGCCTGATTTCTTTGACAAAATGATTTCAGAGAAGAAAGGGAATGTAGTTGTACTAGCTGGAAACAACCAAAAGAAAACGGATTTTATTAAAAAATCAGTAGACGCGGGATTGAATGTATTCGCTGATAAACCAATGGCGATTGACATTGAAGGTTTTGATAAATTAAAGGAAGCTTTTGCAAGTGCAGAGAAAAACAAAGTGCTTTTGTACGATATCATGACGGAGCGTTATGAGATTACCAACGCATTACAGCGTGAACTGGCTTTATTACCGGACATTTTTGGGGAATTGCAAAAGGGAACGCCAACCAATCCAGCAGTGGTAAAAGAAAGTGTACACCATTTTTTCAAATATGTATCGGGAGAACCCCTGGTACGGCCAACCTGGTTTTTCGATGTTAACCAGCAGGGAGAAGGAATGGTAGATGTAACCACACATTTGGTTGACCTGGTGCAATGGAGCTGTTTTCCTAATGTTTCCCTTGATTATAATAATGATATTAAACTATTGTCTACCAAACGTTCAGCAACGAAAATTACGCCGTCGCAATTTAAGCTTGTCACAAAAAGTGAAACCTATCCTGAATTCCTGAAAAAAGATGTAAAGGACAGCACTTTGAATGTTTATTCCAATGGCGAGCTCAATTACACATTAAAAGGAGTTCACGCCAAGGTATCTGTTATCTGGAATTTTCAGGCCCCTGAAGGAACCGGTGATACCCATTATTCGATTATGAAAGGATCCAAAGCCAATCTGATCGTTCGTCAGGGAAAAGAGCAGAAATACAAGCCGGTTTTATATATAGAAACAACGAATAAAAGCAAAACTTATGAAGATGCAGTTGCAGCCAGTTTCAGATCGGTACAGGGAAAATATCCGGGTATTGAGCTGAAGAAGAATCCGGCCGGCTGGGAAATTAGCATTCCAGCCAAATATGACACCGGTCACGAATCCCATTTTGCACAAGTTGCCAATAAATATATGGAGTATCTGAAAGCCGGAAAATTGCCGGAATGGGAAGTGCCAAATATGATTGCCAAGTATTATACAACAACTACGGCACTGAAAATGGCGAAGGAAAAGAAATAA